The genomic DNA CCCTCCGCCGGCTGCACGGCATTCCCCCAGACCCAGCAGCGGTAGGTGCGCTCGCCGGCACGGAACTCTATGCCCGCCGCGAGCGGAGTGGAGCGGACGACCTTGGCCTCCACGCGGATCGCCTCCGGGCCGAACCGCACCCACGCCCGCACCCGCCGCTGGAGCGCGTGCGGATAGACGGTGACGGCGGACTCGCGCAAGGCGAGCTCGCGATCGGACAGGGACTGCAGGGGGCCGCGGCGTGCGGCGGCCTCGATGGCCTGATGCTGCGACCGCATGTCGTTGTACGCGGAGAGCGCGCGACCCGAGTTCCCCACACCGGCTCCTTCCTCCGGCCTCTTCCAGGATACCGATACTCGAACACATCTTCGAACTCGATCCCGAGGGCGCAGACACGCAGATTCGCACCGAGGTCGCAGGGCTCCGCCGTGAGACTGCGACCTCGCGCGGATCTGCGACCCCGCGCGGGGGAAGGATGCCCCGCGGGCAAGAAAAAACCCCCGGCAGAACCGGGGGTTTCAGGTGGTGCGCGATACTGGGATCGAACCAGTGACCTCTTCCGTGTCAGGGAAGCGCGCTACCGCTGCGCCAATCGCGCCCGTTGGGGCTATTCAGTTTTCCCGTGAGGTGGCGACGGGATTCGAACCCGTGTAAACGGCTTTGCAGGCCGGTGCCTAGCCGCTCGGCCACGCCACCGTGTGGATTGACCCCACGTGCCGCCGATCTTCGAGAAGATCTACTGCACTCGAGCGGATGACGAGACTCGAACTCGCGACCCCAACCTTGGCAAGGTTGTGCGCTACCAACTGCGCTACATCCGCATTTCGTTCCCGGTTGTCCCGGGCACTTATGAAACATTAGCCGATGATCCGCGCTCCGCCAAACCCGTGGCGAATCTCGCGCGTGTCTCCCCGACTGGTCATCGAGGCGCTCGCGGGTCGGGTAGTATCGGTTGACGTACCCCGCGGGTATGGGCGATTGGCGCAGTTGGTAGCGCGCTTCCTTCACACGGAAGAGGTCATCGGTTCGAGTCCGGTATCGCCCACAGAATCCCTCCGAAGGCCCCGATCATCCGGGGCCTTCGGTGTTTCCACCGGTCACAGGACCCTGCCGTCCCCCGGTCGCGAGACCCGCAGCCACCGATAGCCGTACGCGGGAAGCTCCAGCTCCACCCCGCCGTCGTCGTCGAGGGGCACGCGCCGCGCGTCGAGGAGGTCGACCAGGGTCGTGCCCGCGGGCTCCTCCCCCAGTCGGAACCGCGTCGTCGCCGGCCGCTCCGCGAAGTTGTGGACGGCGATCGTGCGCCCGACATCCGCCTCCAGGGAGTGCACCAGCAGGGCGTCCTGCGGCTGGTCGATGACGCGGAACATCCCCCACCCGAGCTCGGGCGACACCCGGTAGCGCGCGGTCAGGTCGCGGATGAAGTGCAGCAACGATCCCCGGTCCTCGAGCTGCGCGGCGGCGTTCACGTGCGTGGGCGCGTACCCGTCCGTCGGCACCGGCGCGACCAGCCGGGAGGGACGCGCATCGGAAAAGCCGCCGTTGCGATCCGCCGACCACTGCATCGGGGTGCGCACGGCCTGCCGCCCCTCGATGGCGATGTTCTCGCCCATCCCGATCTCCTCGCCGTAGAACAGCACCGGGGTTCCGGGGAGGGTGAAGAGCAGGCTGTAGGCCATCCGGATCCTCCGGGGATCGCCTTCCAGCATCGGCGGGAGGCGTCGGGTGATCCCGCGCCCGAACACCCGCTGCCGCTCGTCCGGCGCGAAGGCCTCGAAGACCTCCTGGCGCTCGGCGTCGCTCAGCTTGTCGAGGGTGAGCTCGTCGTGGTTCCGGAGGAAGTTCGCCCACTGCACCTCGGGCCCGAGGACCGGGCGGGCCGTGAGCGCCTCGACGAGCGGCGCGGGATCGCGGCGGGCGAGCGACAGATAGAGCGCCTGCATCGCCACGAAGTCGAACTGCATGGTCAGCTCATCGCCGTCCGCACCCCCGAAGTACGCCCGCTGCTCCTCGTACGGCAGGTTGACCTCGCCCAGCAGGATCGCCTCACTGGACCGCCGCTGCAGGAAGCGCC from Microbacterium paraoxydans includes the following:
- a CDS encoding alpha-amylase family protein, with translation MKITDTSDLWWKTAVVYCLDVETFLDGDGDGVGDLRGLAQRIDYLAQLGVTCLWLMPFYPSPDLDDGYDVSDFYGVDPRLGTHGDLVEVIRTARDRGIRVIVDLVVNHTSDRHPWFRAALRSVDSPYRDYYVWRDDAPPKGQKNTVFPGQADGIWTKDDKSGQWYQHSFYEHQPDLNIANPVVRDEIAKVIGFWLQLGVSGFRVDAVPFLLEVPKTSDLPDPHELLRDMRRFLQRRSSEAILLGEVNLPYEEQRAYFGGADGDELTMQFDFVAMQALYLSLARRDPAPLVEALTARPVLGPEVQWANFLRNHDELTLDKLSDAERQEVFEAFAPDERQRVFGRGITRRLPPMLEGDPRRIRMAYSLLFTLPGTPVLFYGEEIGMGENIAIEGRQAVRTPMQWSADRNGGFSDARPSRLVAPVPTDGYAPTHVNAAAQLEDRGSLLHFIRDLTARYRVSPELGWGMFRVIDQPQDALLVHSLEADVGRTIAVHNFAERPATTRFRLGEEPAGTTLVDLLDARRVPLDDDGGVELELPAYGYRWLRVSRPGDGRVL